Proteins encoded together in one Porites lutea chromosome 2, jaPorLute2.1, whole genome shotgun sequence window:
- the LOC140929019 gene encoding uncharacterized protein isoform X3: MTTAAPTTLTPTTIAIVGFNCTFERNLCSWTQDNTDQFDWTRTSGSTPSSSTGPSVDHTTGTANGSYIYIESSFPRKLNDTAKLISSIVPGTTAYGGKCLSFWYHMYGAHISTLSVYLRNGSHDTLLWSKAGTHGNKWLEAVVTVNSSTNFQVVFEGVRGRSFRGDIAIDDIVIKNGFCPALKACSFEDVQMCGWTNEKSADDFDWTRQSGSTSSSGTGPTNDHTYGTAKGYYMYIETSFPRKPGDKAILMSPKYPSTKGKCLQFWYHMYGSHIGTLNVRIKRMVRGKPTSFLMWSISDENGNHWWIAQVTITSNSDYWLVFEGVRGSGYRGDIAIDDVELLDNACPPPGDCNFEAGMCTWLNVPNNDDFDWLRGSGSTPSSYTGPSTDHTTNSTGGNYVFIETSSPRKVGDKAYLISQPFDPTNSTGICLKFWHHMKGASIGTLNVYIYTGNFSSMYLLWQRKGNKGNNWMLGQTPIRSTVTYQVVFEGIRGNSFTGDIALDDITFIVSAGSCTLKPSDATIDIDDCYPSPCKNNGTCIDGVNNYTCSCVPGFEGKNCTINIDDCYLSPCENNGTCIDGVNNYTCACVPGFEGKNCTMDIDDCDPYPCLNNGACIDGVNNYTCACSPGFEGRNCSINIDDCYPSPCENNGTCIDGVSNYNCSCVPGFEGKNCSMDIDDCYPSPCENNGTCIDGVNNYMCACVPGFEGKNCSIDIDDCDPYPCLNNGACIDGVNNYTCACSPGFEGRNCSINIDDCYPSPCENNGTCIDGVSNYTCACVPGFEGKNCTINTDDCAPYPCVNNGTCVDDVNNYTCACHPGFEGRNCSINTDDCDPYPCFNNGTCIDDVNNYTCACPPGFEGRDCSINTDDCDPYPCVNNGTCIDHVNNYTCACPPGFEGRNCSINFDDCYPSPCQNNGTCIDGVNNYSCACVPGFEGNNCTINTDDCDPYPCVNNATCIDGVNNYSCACSPGFEGRNCSINIDDCYPSPCKNNGTCIDGVNSYTCACVPGFEGKNCSIDTDDCYPYLCLNNGTCIDHVNNYTCACPPGFEGRNCSINTDDCYPKPCENNGTCIDGVNNYICTCVPGFEGKNCSINIDDCDPYPCVNNGTCIDGVDNYTCACIPGFQGRNCAINIDDCYPNPCENNGTCIDGVNKYTCACVPGFEGKNCTINTDDCDPYPCVNNATCIDGVNNYTCACHPGFEGRNCNINTDDCDPHPCVNNGTCTDMVNNYTCACQPGFEGRNCTINIDDCHLSPCENNGICIDGVNNYTCACVTGFEGKNCNINTDDCDPYPCVNNATCIDGVNNYTCACSPGFEGRNCTININDCYPSPCENKGTCIDGVNSYTCACVPGFEGKNCTIDIDDCYPSPCENHGTCVDGVNNYTCVCLPGFEGKTCAIVKPAQCEHDQFRCKNGECIEASLVCDGVPNCLDYSDEEGPLADCEFVPEATVAAQRGGQKNTMYIGTGVAAGIIIIIVALVLAYFIKARKKRRRDELESMPKGVGNPVFDTDDGQQPLEDFFMSDIEKNMFATDDNFRILTNKPGAISMDNPLYLSDPYQDEVEC, from the exons CAAATGGATCGTACATATACATTGAGTCATCTTTCCCAAGAAAGCTAAATGACACAGCGAAGCTTATAAGTTCAATTGTCCCCGGCACAACTGCTTATGGTGGAAAGTGTTTGTCGTTTTGGTATCACATGTATGGTGCACACATCAGTACTCTTAGTGTGTATCTAAGGAATGGTTCTCATGACACCCTCCTGTGGTCAAAGGCAGGGACTCATGGAAATAAGTGGCTTGAGGCAGTAGTTACAGTTAATAGCAGCACTAATTTTCAG GTTGTATTTGAAGGAGTTCGTGGTAGGAGCTTTCGAGGTGATATAGCAATTGATGACATCGTTATTAAAAATGGTTTCTGCCCAGCCTTGAAAGCTTGCTCATTTGAAGATGTTCAAATGTGCGGATGGACAAATGAAAAAAG tgctgatgactttgattGGACACGCCAGAGTGGCTCCACTTCAAGTTCCGGCACTGGCCCTACAAATGATCACACCTATGGAACAGCGAAAggttattacatgtatattgaAACCTCATTTCCAAGAAAGCCAGGAGACAAGGCAATTCTGATGAGCCCCAAATATCCATCAACAAAAGGAAAATGCCTTCAGTTCTGGTACCACATGTATGGAAGCCACATAGGGACCCTCAATGTTCGAATAAAGCGCATGGTTCGAGGAAAACCCACATCCTTTTTGATGTGGTCTATATCAGACGAAAATGGAAATCACTGGTGGATTGCTCAG GTGACAATCACATCAAATTCTGATTATTGGCTGGTATTTGAAGGAGTACGAGGGTCCGGTTATCGAGGTGACATAGCGATAGACGATGTAGAGTTACTGGATAATGCATGCCCACCTCCAGGTGATTGTAACTTCGAGGCAGGCATGTGTACTTGGCTCAATGTGCCTAATAATGATGATTTTGATTGGCTTCGCGGGAGTGGCTCCACACCAAGTTCTTATACTGGCCCTTCCACCGATCACACAACAAACTCAACTGGTG GCAACTATGTGTTCATTGAGACGTCATCCCCACGTAAAGTGGGTGACAAAGCGTATCTCATCAGCCAGCCATTTGATCCAACCAACAGCACTGGTATATGCTTGAAGTTCTGGCATCATATGAAAGGAGCATCCATTGGCACTTTGAATGTCTATATTTACACCGGTAACTTCTCTTCAATGTATCTGCTTTGGCAGAGGAAGGGAAATAAAGGAAACAATTGGATGCTTGGACAAACTCCAATCAGGAGCACTGTAACGTACCAG GTTGTGTTTGAAGGAATTCGTGGAAATAGCTTCACTGGCGACATTGCCTTGGATGATATAACCTTTATTGTTAGTGCAGGGAGTTGTACGCTTAAACCGTCTGATGCTACTATTG ATATTGATGACTGTTATCCCAGCCCTTGTAAAAACAATGGAACATGTATTGACGGTGTGAACAATTACACGTGCTCTTGCGTACCTGGATTTGAAGGAAAGAACTGCACAATCA aTATTGATGACTGTTATCTCAGCCCATGTGAGAACAATGGAACATGTATTGACGGTGTGAACAACTACACTTGCGCCTGCGTACCTGGATTTGAAGGAAAGAACTGCACTATGG acATTGATGACTGTGATCCTTACCCGTGTCTAAACAATGGAGCATGCATAGATGGTGTAAATAACTATACTTGCGCATGCTCTCCTGGCTTTGAAGGGAGGAACTGCAGCAtca ATATTGATGACTGTTATCCCAGCCCATGTGAGAACAATGGAACATGTATTGACGGTGTGAGCAACTACAATTGCTCCTGCGTACCTGGATTTGAAGGAAAGAACTGCTCCATGG ATATTGACGACTGTTATCCCAGCCCGTGtgaaaacaatggaacatgTATTGACGGTGTGAACAACTACATGTGCGCTTGTGTACCTGGATTTGAAGGAAAGAACTGCTCCATTG ACATTGATGACTGTGATCCTTACCCGTGTCTAAACAATGGAGCATGCATAGATGGTGTAAATAACTATACTTGCGCATGCTCTCCTGGCTTTGAAGGGAGGAACTGCAGCATCA ATATTGATGACTGTTATCCCAGCCCATGTGAGAACAATGGAACATGTATTGACGGTGTGAGCAACTACACTTGTGCTTGCGTACCTGGATTTGAGGGAAAGAACTGCACCATTA ACACAGATGACTGTGCTCCTTACCCGTGTGTAAACAATGGAACATGCGTAGATGATGTGAATAACTATACCTGTGCATGCCACCCTGGCTTTGAAGGGAGAAACTGCAGCATCA ACACCGATGACTGTGACCCTTACCCGTGTTTCAACAATGGAACGTGCATAGACGATGTGAATAACTATACTTGCGCATGCCCTCCTGGCTTTGAAGGGAGGGACTGCAGCAtca ACACAGATGACTGTGATCCTTACCCGTGTGTAAACAATGGAACATGCATAGATCATGTGAATAACTATACTTGCGCATGCCCTCCTGGCTTTGAAGGGAGGAACTGCAGCATCA ATTTTGACGACTGTTATCCTAGCCCCtgccaaaacaatggaacatgtATTGACGGAGTGAACAATTATTCTTGCGCTTGCGTACCTGGATTTGAAGGAAACAATTGCACCATTA ACACTGATGACTGTGATCCTTACCCGTGTGTAAACAATGCAACATGCATAGATGGTGTGAACAACTATTCTTGTGCATGCTCTCCTGGCTTTGAAGGAAGGAACTGCAGCATCA ATATTGACGACTGTTATCCCAGCCCGTGTAAAAACAATGGAACATGTATTGACGGTGTAAACAGTTACACTTGCGCTTGCGTACCTGGATTTGAAGGAAAGAACTGCTCCATAG ACACCGATGATTGTTATCCTTACCTGTGTTTAAACAATGGAACGTGCATAGATCATGTGAATAACTACACTTGCGCATGCCCTCCTGGCTTTGAAGGGAGAAACTGCAGCATCA ATACTGACGATTGTTATCCCAAGCCGTGTGAAAATAATGGAACATGTATCGATGGAGTGAACAACTACATTTGCACTTGCGTACCTGGATTTGAAGGAAAGAACTGCAGCATCA ACATTGATGACTGTGATCCTTACCCGTGTGTAAACAATGGAACATGCATAGATGGTGTAGATAATTATACTTGCGCATGTATCCCTGGCTTTCAAGGGAGGAACTGTGCTATAA ATATTGATGACTGTTATCCCAACCCGTGtgaaaacaatggaacatgTATTGACGGAGTGAACAAGTACACGTGCGCTTGCGTGCCTGGATTTGAAGGAAAGAATTGCACCATCA ACACAGATGACTGTGATCCTTACCCGTGTGTAAACAATGCAACATGCATAGATGGTGTAAATAACTATACTTGCGCATGCCACCCTGGCTTTGAAGGGAGGAACTGCAACATCA ACACTGATGATTGTGATCCTCACCCGTGCGTAAACAATGGAACATGCACAGATATGGTGAATAACTATACTTGCGCATGCCAGCCTGGCTTTGAAGGGAGGAACTGTACTATCa ATATTGATGACTGTCATCTCAGCCCGTGTGAAAACAATGGAATATGTATTGACGGAGTGAACAACTACACTTGTGCCTGCGTAACTGGCTTTGAAGGGAAAAACTGCAACATCA ACACTGATGACTGTGATCCTTACCCCTGTGTAAACAATGCAACATGCATAGATGGTGTAAATAACTATACTTGCGCATGCTCTCCTGGCTTTGAAGGGAGGAACTGCACCATCA atatTAATGATTGTTATCCAAGCCCTTGTGAAAACAAAGGAACATGTATTGACGGTGTGAATAGCTACACTTGTGCTTGCGTTCCTGGCTTTGAAGGAAAGAACTGTACCATCG ATATTGATGACTGTTATCCCAGCCCGTGTGAAAACCACGGAACTTGTGTTGACGGAGTGAACAACTACACTTGCGTTTGCCTACCTGGCTTTGAAGGAAAGACCTGCGCCATCG TCAAACCTGCCCAGTGTGAGCATGACCAATTTAGATGCAAAAATGGCGAGTGCATAGAAGCCAGCCTTGTATGTGATGGTGTTCCAAATTGTCTTGATTATTCGGACGAAGAAGGCCCCCTTGCGGACTGCG AATTTGTACCTGAAGCAACTGTTGCTGCTCAAAGAGGgggccagaaaaacacaa TGTACATTGGCACCGGCGTAGCTGCAGGGATCATAATAATCATTGTTGCTCTTGTGCTGGCCTACTTTATTAAGGCGAGGAAAAA AAGAAGGAGAGACGAA
- the LOC140929019 gene encoding uncharacterized protein isoform X4, with amino-acid sequence MTTAAPTTLTPTTIAIVGFNCTFERNLCSWTQDNTDQFDWTRTSGSTPSSSTGPSVDHTTGTANGSYIYIESSFPRKLNDTAKLISSIVPGTTAYGGKCLSFWYHMYGAHISTLSVYLRNGSHDTLLWSKAGTHGNKWLEAVVTVNSSTNFQVVFEGVRGRSFRGDIAIDDIVIKNGFCPALKACSFEDVQMCGWTNEKSADDFDWTRQSGSTSSSGTGPTNDHTYGTAKGYYMYIETSFPRKPGDKAILMSPKYPSTKGKCLQFWYHMYGSHIGTLNVRIKRMVRGKPTSFLMWSISDENGNHWWIAQVTITSNSDYWLVFEGVRGSGYRGDIAIDDVELLDNACPPPGDCNFEAGMCTWLNVPNNDDFDWLRGSGSTPSSYTGPSTDHTTNSTGGNYVFIETSSPRKVGDKAYLISQPFDPTNSTGICLKFWHHMKGASIGTLNVYIYTGNFSSMYLLWQRKGNKGNNWMLGQTPIRSTVTYQVVFEGIRGNSFTGDIALDDITFIVSAGSCTLKPSDATIDIDDCYPSPCKNNGTCIDGVNNYTCSCVPGFEGKNCTINIDDCYLSPCENNGTCIDGVNNYTCACVPGFEGKNCTMDIDDCDPYPCLNNGACIDGVNNYTCACSPGFEGRNCSINIDDCYPSPCENNGTCIDGVSNYNCSCVPGFEGKNCSMDIDDCYPSPCENNGTCIDGVNNYMCACVPGFEGKNCSIDIDDCDPYPCLNNGACIDGVNNYTCACSPGFEGRNCSINIDDCYPSPCENNGTCIDGVSNYTCACVPGFEGKNCTINTDDCAPYPCVNNGTCVDDVNNYTCACHPGFEGRNCSINTDDCDPYPCFNNGTCIDDVNNYTCACPPGFEGRDCSINTDDCDPYPCVNNGTCIDHVNNYTCACPPGFEGRNCSINFDDCYPSPCQNNGTCIDGVNNYSCACVPGFEGNNCTINTDDCDPYPCVNNATCIDGVNNYSCACSPGFEGRNCSINIDDCYPSPCKNNGTCIDGVNSYTCACVPGFEGKNCSIDTDDCYPYLCLNNGTCIDHVNNYTCACPPGFEGRNCSINTDDCYPKPCENNGTCIDGVNNYICTCVPGFEGKNCSINIDDCDPYPCVNNGTCIDGVDNYTCACIPGFQGRNCAINIDDCYPNPCENNGTCIDGVNKYTCACVPGFEGKNCTINTDDCDPYPCVNNATCIDGVNNYTCACHPGFEGRNCNINTDDCDPHPCVNNGTCTDMVNNYTCACQPGFEGRNCTINTDDCDPYSCLNNGTCIDGVNNYTCACHSGFEGRNCNINTDDCDPYPCVNNATCIDGVNNYTCACSPGFEGRNCTININDCYPSPCENKGTCIDGVNSYTCACVPGFEGKNCTIDIDDCYPSPCENHGTCVDGVNNYTCVCLPGFEGKTCAIVKPAQCEHDQFRCKNGECIEASLVCDGVPNCLDYSDEEGPLADCEFVPEATVAAQRGGQKNTMYIGTGVAAGIIIIIVALVLAYFIKARKKRRRDELESMPKGVGNPVFDTDDGQQPLEDFFMSDIEKNMFATDDNFRILTNKPGAISMDNPLYLSDPYQDEVEC; translated from the exons CAAATGGATCGTACATATACATTGAGTCATCTTTCCCAAGAAAGCTAAATGACACAGCGAAGCTTATAAGTTCAATTGTCCCCGGCACAACTGCTTATGGTGGAAAGTGTTTGTCGTTTTGGTATCACATGTATGGTGCACACATCAGTACTCTTAGTGTGTATCTAAGGAATGGTTCTCATGACACCCTCCTGTGGTCAAAGGCAGGGACTCATGGAAATAAGTGGCTTGAGGCAGTAGTTACAGTTAATAGCAGCACTAATTTTCAG GTTGTATTTGAAGGAGTTCGTGGTAGGAGCTTTCGAGGTGATATAGCAATTGATGACATCGTTATTAAAAATGGTTTCTGCCCAGCCTTGAAAGCTTGCTCATTTGAAGATGTTCAAATGTGCGGATGGACAAATGAAAAAAG tgctgatgactttgattGGACACGCCAGAGTGGCTCCACTTCAAGTTCCGGCACTGGCCCTACAAATGATCACACCTATGGAACAGCGAAAggttattacatgtatattgaAACCTCATTTCCAAGAAAGCCAGGAGACAAGGCAATTCTGATGAGCCCCAAATATCCATCAACAAAAGGAAAATGCCTTCAGTTCTGGTACCACATGTATGGAAGCCACATAGGGACCCTCAATGTTCGAATAAAGCGCATGGTTCGAGGAAAACCCACATCCTTTTTGATGTGGTCTATATCAGACGAAAATGGAAATCACTGGTGGATTGCTCAG GTGACAATCACATCAAATTCTGATTATTGGCTGGTATTTGAAGGAGTACGAGGGTCCGGTTATCGAGGTGACATAGCGATAGACGATGTAGAGTTACTGGATAATGCATGCCCACCTCCAGGTGATTGTAACTTCGAGGCAGGCATGTGTACTTGGCTCAATGTGCCTAATAATGATGATTTTGATTGGCTTCGCGGGAGTGGCTCCACACCAAGTTCTTATACTGGCCCTTCCACCGATCACACAACAAACTCAACTGGTG GCAACTATGTGTTCATTGAGACGTCATCCCCACGTAAAGTGGGTGACAAAGCGTATCTCATCAGCCAGCCATTTGATCCAACCAACAGCACTGGTATATGCTTGAAGTTCTGGCATCATATGAAAGGAGCATCCATTGGCACTTTGAATGTCTATATTTACACCGGTAACTTCTCTTCAATGTATCTGCTTTGGCAGAGGAAGGGAAATAAAGGAAACAATTGGATGCTTGGACAAACTCCAATCAGGAGCACTGTAACGTACCAG GTTGTGTTTGAAGGAATTCGTGGAAATAGCTTCACTGGCGACATTGCCTTGGATGATATAACCTTTATTGTTAGTGCAGGGAGTTGTACGCTTAAACCGTCTGATGCTACTATTG ATATTGATGACTGTTATCCCAGCCCTTGTAAAAACAATGGAACATGTATTGACGGTGTGAACAATTACACGTGCTCTTGCGTACCTGGATTTGAAGGAAAGAACTGCACAATCA aTATTGATGACTGTTATCTCAGCCCATGTGAGAACAATGGAACATGTATTGACGGTGTGAACAACTACACTTGCGCCTGCGTACCTGGATTTGAAGGAAAGAACTGCACTATGG acATTGATGACTGTGATCCTTACCCGTGTCTAAACAATGGAGCATGCATAGATGGTGTAAATAACTATACTTGCGCATGCTCTCCTGGCTTTGAAGGGAGGAACTGCAGCAtca ATATTGATGACTGTTATCCCAGCCCATGTGAGAACAATGGAACATGTATTGACGGTGTGAGCAACTACAATTGCTCCTGCGTACCTGGATTTGAAGGAAAGAACTGCTCCATGG ATATTGACGACTGTTATCCCAGCCCGTGtgaaaacaatggaacatgTATTGACGGTGTGAACAACTACATGTGCGCTTGTGTACCTGGATTTGAAGGAAAGAACTGCTCCATTG ACATTGATGACTGTGATCCTTACCCGTGTCTAAACAATGGAGCATGCATAGATGGTGTAAATAACTATACTTGCGCATGCTCTCCTGGCTTTGAAGGGAGGAACTGCAGCATCA ATATTGATGACTGTTATCCCAGCCCATGTGAGAACAATGGAACATGTATTGACGGTGTGAGCAACTACACTTGTGCTTGCGTACCTGGATTTGAGGGAAAGAACTGCACCATTA ACACAGATGACTGTGCTCCTTACCCGTGTGTAAACAATGGAACATGCGTAGATGATGTGAATAACTATACCTGTGCATGCCACCCTGGCTTTGAAGGGAGAAACTGCAGCATCA ACACCGATGACTGTGACCCTTACCCGTGTTTCAACAATGGAACGTGCATAGACGATGTGAATAACTATACTTGCGCATGCCCTCCTGGCTTTGAAGGGAGGGACTGCAGCAtca ACACAGATGACTGTGATCCTTACCCGTGTGTAAACAATGGAACATGCATAGATCATGTGAATAACTATACTTGCGCATGCCCTCCTGGCTTTGAAGGGAGGAACTGCAGCATCA ATTTTGACGACTGTTATCCTAGCCCCtgccaaaacaatggaacatgtATTGACGGAGTGAACAATTATTCTTGCGCTTGCGTACCTGGATTTGAAGGAAACAATTGCACCATTA ACACTGATGACTGTGATCCTTACCCGTGTGTAAACAATGCAACATGCATAGATGGTGTGAACAACTATTCTTGTGCATGCTCTCCTGGCTTTGAAGGAAGGAACTGCAGCATCA ATATTGACGACTGTTATCCCAGCCCGTGTAAAAACAATGGAACATGTATTGACGGTGTAAACAGTTACACTTGCGCTTGCGTACCTGGATTTGAAGGAAAGAACTGCTCCATAG ACACCGATGATTGTTATCCTTACCTGTGTTTAAACAATGGAACGTGCATAGATCATGTGAATAACTACACTTGCGCATGCCCTCCTGGCTTTGAAGGGAGAAACTGCAGCATCA ATACTGACGATTGTTATCCCAAGCCGTGTGAAAATAATGGAACATGTATCGATGGAGTGAACAACTACATTTGCACTTGCGTACCTGGATTTGAAGGAAAGAACTGCAGCATCA ACATTGATGACTGTGATCCTTACCCGTGTGTAAACAATGGAACATGCATAGATGGTGTAGATAATTATACTTGCGCATGTATCCCTGGCTTTCAAGGGAGGAACTGTGCTATAA ATATTGATGACTGTTATCCCAACCCGTGtgaaaacaatggaacatgTATTGACGGAGTGAACAAGTACACGTGCGCTTGCGTGCCTGGATTTGAAGGAAAGAATTGCACCATCA ACACAGATGACTGTGATCCTTACCCGTGTGTAAACAATGCAACATGCATAGATGGTGTAAATAACTATACTTGCGCATGCCACCCTGGCTTTGAAGGGAGGAACTGCAACATCA ACACTGATGATTGTGATCCTCACCCGTGCGTAAACAATGGAACATGCACAGATATGGTGAATAACTATACTTGCGCATGCCAGCCTGGCTTTGAAGGGAGGAACTGTACTATCa ACACTGATGACTGTGATCCTTATTCGTGTCTAAACAATGGAACATGCATAGATGGTGTGAATAACTATACCTGCGCATGTCATTCTGGCTTTGAAGGGAGGAATTGCAACATCA ACACTGATGACTGTGATCCTTACCCCTGTGTAAACAATGCAACATGCATAGATGGTGTAAATAACTATACTTGCGCATGCTCTCCTGGCTTTGAAGGGAGGAACTGCACCATCA atatTAATGATTGTTATCCAAGCCCTTGTGAAAACAAAGGAACATGTATTGACGGTGTGAATAGCTACACTTGTGCTTGCGTTCCTGGCTTTGAAGGAAAGAACTGTACCATCG ATATTGATGACTGTTATCCCAGCCCGTGTGAAAACCACGGAACTTGTGTTGACGGAGTGAACAACTACACTTGCGTTTGCCTACCTGGCTTTGAAGGAAAGACCTGCGCCATCG TCAAACCTGCCCAGTGTGAGCATGACCAATTTAGATGCAAAAATGGCGAGTGCATAGAAGCCAGCCTTGTATGTGATGGTGTTCCAAATTGTCTTGATTATTCGGACGAAGAAGGCCCCCTTGCGGACTGCG AATTTGTACCTGAAGCAACTGTTGCTGCTCAAAGAGGgggccagaaaaacacaa TGTACATTGGCACCGGCGTAGCTGCAGGGATCATAATAATCATTGTTGCTCTTGTGCTGGCCTACTTTATTAAGGCGAGGAAAAA AAGAAGGAGAGACGAA